The Thermaerobacter subterraneus DSM 13965 sequence GCGTCGACGGCGATGGGCACCCAGCCCGGAGCGTCGCCCGGCGCCGGCACCAGGGTCAGCAAGAGCAGGCCGTACGGGATCTCCCGCGGCGCGGTGAGGCCGCGCAGGCCGGCGGCCCCCGTGGAACCCGGGTTGAGGAACAGGCCCTGCGGGGTGTCGTCCACCCGCTGGACGTGGGTGTGGCCGCTGACCAGGACGGGGACCCGTCCCCGGAACCGGCCCGCCACCACGGGGTTGTGGACCACCAGGATGTCCGGGCGCCGCGGCGCCGTCTGGAGGAGGCTCTCCAGCGCCCCCACCTGGGCTTCGATCTCCGCCGGCCGGCCCATGGCGGGGGACACGCGGTGACTGGCCGGATCCCGGCTGGCGGCCAGGAGCAGCCCGCCGGGCAGGGTGACCAGGCCGTCCTCCAGGATCTGGACACCGGTCTGGGTTGCCAGGGCGCCGAGCGACTGGGGAGAGTCGTGGTTCCCCGGCACCAGGTAGTAAGGAACCTCCAGATCGGCCAGCTCGGCCACCAGGCGGGCTTCCGGCGCGGTGCCCCAGTCCGCCACGTCGCCCGCATCCAGGATCAGGTCGGGACGGAAGCTGGCGGCCATCTCCCGGATCAGCCGGACCCCTGCCGGGTTGTTGTGCAGGTCCGAGACGACGAGCACCCGCAGGCTCTCGTCCTGGGGCACCACCGCCTGCTGGACCTCGATCCCCTGGTAGAGGTCGTTCAACCGGCCCACCAGCACCTCCATCTGGCGGCTGAAGGCCTCCACCTTGGCCGGGGTGCGGGTGAACACGTCCAGCAGCCAGGGCGCCGCGGTGATGGCGCCGCTGTACTCCGCCTGGCGGAAGGCGCCCGGATCGTAGGTCTG is a genomic window containing:
- a CDS encoding metallophosphoesterase family protein translates to MPGRQGNSPRPAPSRVLRLWQRRLVLILAAAAGAYLAMVAGSAARVSLGPFGVAVAARPAWQGLTEVAIPPLGRVRAATHAAPLELEVRLETVDIPTLGRLLEHRGTRGLVDSLRQQVGSVARRFALRLVLLGVLGGGLAGFVLARRRWRRIGVGAAVGLLVGGGLVVATQQTYDPGAFRQAEYSGAITAAPWLLDVFTRTPAKVEAFSRQMEVLVGRLNDLYQGIEVQQAVVPQDESLRVLVVSDLHNNPAGVRLIREMAASFRPDLILDAGDVADWGTAPEARLVAELADLEVPYYLVPGNHDSPQSLGALATQTGVQILEDGLVTLPGGLLLAASRDPASHRVSPAMGRPAEIEAQVGALESLLQTAPRRPDILVVHNPVVAGRFRGRVPVLVSGHTHVQRVDDTPQGLFLNPGSTGAAGLRGLTAPREIPYGLLLLTLVPAPGDAPGWVPIAVDAVEVFRLASTGFTLQRYVVDGRPDAPVSFRERPSLPLEELPAGGGDGP